A single Pseudomonas brassicacearum DNA region contains:
- the cysS gene encoding cysteine--tRNA ligase: protein MLTIYNTLTKSKEVFKPLDGNKVRMYVCGMTVYDYCHIGHGRSMVAFDLVTRWLRFSGYDLTYVRNITDIEDKIINRARENGEPYDALTERMIKAMHEDEARLNILKPDLEPRATDHIPGMLAMIQTLIDKGYAYAPGNGDVYYRVAKFLGYGKLSRKKIEDLRIGARIEVDESKEDPLDFVLWKGAKPGEPSWASPWGAGRPGWHIECSVMSTCCLGETFDIHGGGSDLEFPHHENEIAQSEAASGKTYANTWMHCGMIRINGEKMSKSLNNFFTIRDVLDKYHPEVVRYLLVSSHYRSAINYSEDNLKDAKGALERFYHALKGLPSVPPAGGEAFVARFTEVMNDDFGTPEACAVLFEMVREINRLRESDLNAAAGLAARLKELASVLGVLQLEADDFLQAGAEGRVDAAEVEALIQARLAARANKDWAESDRIRDQLTAMGVVLEDGKGGTTWRLAD, encoded by the coding sequence GTGCTTACGATCTACAACACGCTCACCAAGAGCAAAGAAGTCTTCAAGCCGCTGGATGGCAACAAGGTCCGCATGTACGTCTGCGGCATGACCGTATACGACTACTGCCACATTGGGCATGGTCGCAGCATGGTCGCCTTCGACCTGGTGACTCGCTGGCTGCGATTCAGCGGTTATGACCTGACCTACGTGCGCAACATCACCGACATCGAAGACAAGATCATCAACCGTGCCCGCGAAAACGGCGAGCCTTACGATGCGCTGACCGAGCGCATGATCAAGGCCATGCACGAGGACGAGGCGCGTCTCAATATCCTCAAGCCGGACCTGGAACCCCGTGCCACGGACCACATCCCGGGCATGCTGGCGATGATCCAGACCTTGATCGACAAGGGCTACGCCTACGCCCCGGGCAATGGCGACGTGTACTACCGCGTCGCCAAGTTCCTGGGCTACGGCAAGCTGTCGCGCAAGAAGATCGAAGACCTGCGCATCGGCGCGCGTATCGAAGTCGACGAGTCGAAAGAAGACCCGCTGGACTTCGTGCTATGGAAGGGCGCCAAGCCGGGTGAGCCGAGCTGGGCATCGCCATGGGGCGCCGGACGTCCGGGCTGGCACATCGAGTGCTCGGTGATGTCCACCTGCTGCCTCGGCGAGACTTTCGACATTCATGGCGGCGGCAGCGACCTGGAATTTCCGCACCACGAAAACGAAATCGCCCAGAGCGAAGCGGCCAGCGGCAAGACCTACGCCAACACGTGGATGCATTGCGGCATGATCCGGATCAATGGCGAGAAGATGTCCAAGTCCTTGAACAACTTCTTCACCATCCGCGACGTGCTCGACAAGTACCACCCGGAAGTCGTGCGTTACCTGCTGGTGTCGAGCCACTACCGCAGCGCCATCAACTACTCGGAAGACAACCTCAAGGACGCCAAGGGTGCCCTGGAGCGTTTCTATCACGCGTTGAAGGGCCTGCCGAGCGTGCCGCCTGCCGGTGGCGAAGCGTTCGTGGCACGTTTCACCGAAGTGATGAACGACGACTTCGGCACGCCGGAAGCGTGCGCGGTGCTGTTCGAGATGGTGCGTGAGATCAACCGCCTGCGTGAGAGCGATCTCAATGCCGCAGCCGGCCTGGCGGCCCGCCTGAAAGAACTGGCCAGCGTGCTGGGTGTGTTGCAGCTTGAAGCCGATGACTTCCTGCAGGCCGGTGCCGAAGGTCGCGTGGACGCCGCCGAGGTCGAGGCGTTGATCCAGGCGCGCCTGGCTGCGCGCGCCAACAAGGATTGGGCCGAATCCGACCGGATCCGCGATCAGCTCACCGCCATGGGCGTGGTGCTGGAAGATGGGAAGGGCGGCACGACCTGGCGTCTGG
- a CDS encoding glutamine--tRNA ligase/YqeY domain fusion protein, whose translation MSKPTVDPTSNSKTGPAVPVNFLRPIIQADLDSGKHTQIVTRFPPEPNGYLHIGHAKSICVNFGLAQEFGGVTHLRFDDTNPAKEDQEYIDAIESDVKWLGFQWSGEVRYASQYFDQLHDWAVELIKAGNAYVCDLTPEQAKEYRGSLTEPGKNSPFRDRSVEENLDLFARMRAGEFPDGARVLRAKIDMTSPNMNLRDPIMYRIRHAHHHQTGDKWCIYPNYDFTHGQSDAIEGITHSICTLEFESHRPLYEWFLEHLPVPAHPRQYEFSRLNLNYTITSKRKLKQLVDEKHVNGWDDPRMSTLSGFRRRGYTPKSIRNFCEMVGTNRSDGVVDFGMLEFSIRDDLDHSAPRAMCVLRPLKVVITNYPEGQVENLELARHPKEDMGVRVLPFAREIYIDREDFMEEPPKGYKRLEPAGEVRLRGSYVIRADEAIKDADGNIVELRCSYDPDTLGKNPEGRKVKGVIHWVPAAASVECEVRLYDRLFRSPNPEKAEDSASFLDNINPDSLQVLTGCRAEPSLGNAQPEDRFQFEREGYFCADIKDSKPGAPVFNRTVTLRDSWGQ comes from the coding sequence ATGAGCAAGCCCACTGTCGACCCTACCTCGAATTCCAAGACCGGCCCGGCCGTGCCGGTCAACTTCCTGCGCCCGATCATCCAGGCGGACCTGGACTCGGGTAAGCACACACAGATCGTCACTCGCTTTCCGCCAGAGCCCAACGGCTACCTGCACATCGGCCATGCCAAGTCGATCTGCGTGAATTTCGGCCTGGCCCAGGAGTTCGGCGGCGTCACGCACCTGCGTTTCGACGACACCAACCCGGCCAAGGAAGACCAGGAATACATCGACGCGATCGAAAGCGACGTCAAGTGGCTGGGTTTCCAATGGTCCGGTGAGGTGCGCTACGCCTCGCAATATTTCGACCAGTTGCACGACTGGGCAGTGGAACTGATCAAGGCCGGCAACGCCTACGTGTGCGACCTGACCCCCGAGCAGGCCAAGGAATACCGTGGCAGCCTGACCGAGCCGGGCAAGAACAGCCCATTCCGTGACCGCAGCGTGGAAGAGAACCTGGACCTGTTCGCCCGCATGCGCGCCGGTGAGTTCCCGGACGGCGCTCGGGTACTGCGCGCCAAGATCGACATGACCTCGCCGAACATGAACCTGCGCGACCCGATCATGTACCGCATCCGTCACGCCCATCACCACCAGACTGGCGACAAATGGTGCATCTATCCCAACTATGACTTCACCCACGGCCAGTCGGACGCCATCGAAGGCATCACTCATTCGATCTGCACCCTGGAATTCGAAAGCCATCGTCCGTTGTACGAGTGGTTCCTCGAGCACCTGCCCGTGCCGGCCCATCCGCGCCAGTACGAATTCAGCCGCCTGAACCTGAACTACACCATCACCAGCAAGCGCAAGCTCAAGCAACTGGTGGACGAGAAGCACGTCAACGGCTGGGACGACCCGCGCATGTCGACGCTGTCGGGCTTCCGTCGTCGCGGCTACACGCCCAAGTCGATCCGCAACTTCTGCGAAATGGTCGGCACCAACCGTTCCGACGGCGTGGTGGACTTCGGCATGCTGGAATTCAGCATCCGTGACGACCTCGACCACAGCGCCCCGCGTGCCATGTGCGTGCTGCGTCCGCTGAAAGTCGTGATCACCAATTACCCGGAAGGCCAGGTCGAGAACCTCGAACTGGCGCGCCACCCGAAAGAAGACATGGGCGTGCGCGTCCTGCCGTTCGCCCGGGAAATCTACATCGATCGTGAAGACTTCATGGAAGAGCCGCCAAAAGGCTACAAGCGCCTGGAGCCTGCTGGCGAAGTGCGCCTGCGCGGCAGCTACGTGATCCGCGCCGACGAGGCCATCAAGGACGCCGACGGCAACATCGTCGAGCTGCGTTGCTCGTACGATCCCGACACCCTGGGCAAGAACCCGGAAGGTCGCAAGGTCAAGGGCGTGATCCACTGGGTGCCGGCCGCCGCCAGCGTCGAATGCGAAGTGCGCCTGTACGATCGCCTGTTCCGTTCGCCGAACCCGGAAAAGGCCGAAGACAGCGCCAGCTTCCTGGACAACATCAACCCTGACTCCCTGCAAGTACTCACGGGTTGTCGTGCCGAGCCTTCGCTGGGCAACGCACAGCCGGAAGACCGTTTCCAGTTCGAGCGCGAAGGTTACTTCTGCGCGGATATCAAGGACTCGAAACCTGGTGCTCCGGTATTCAACCGTACCGTGACCTTGCGCGATTCCTGGGGTCAGTGA
- a CDS encoding peptidylprolyl isomerase has protein sequence MSKVKLTTNHGDIVLELNAEKAPITVANFEEYVKAGHYTNTVFHRVIGNFMIQGGGFEPGMKEKKDKRPSIQNEADNGLPNEKYSVAMARTMEPHSASAQFFINVADNSFLNHSGKSTQGWGYAVFGKVVEGTDVVDKIKGVSTTSKAGHQDVPAEDVIIEKAEIVE, from the coding sequence ATGAGCAAAGTCAAACTGACCACCAATCACGGTGACATCGTTCTGGAACTAAACGCTGAGAAAGCGCCAATCACCGTTGCCAACTTTGAGGAATACGTCAAAGCCGGCCATTACACCAATACCGTTTTCCACCGTGTCATCGGCAACTTCATGATCCAGGGTGGCGGTTTCGAGCCAGGCATGAAGGAAAAGAAAGACAAGCGCCCAAGCATCCAGAACGAAGCCGACAACGGCCTGCCGAACGAAAAATACAGCGTCGCCATGGCCCGTACCATGGAACCGCATTCGGCCTCCGCACAGTTCTTCATCAACGTGGCGGACAACAGCTTCCTGAACCACAGCGGCAAGAGCACCCAGGGCTGGGGCTACGCCGTGTTCGGCAAAGTGGTTGAAGGCACCGACGTGGTCGACAAGATCAAAGGCGTTTCCACCACGTCCAAGGCCGGCCACCAGGACGTCCCGGCAGAAGACGTGATCATCGAGAAAGCCGAGATCGTTGAGTGA
- the lpxH gene encoding UDP-2,3-diacylglucosamine diphosphatase codes for MILLISDLHLEEERPDITRAFLDLLATRARSAQALYILGDFFEAWIGDDAMTPFQRSICQALRELSDSGTAIFLMHGNRDFMLGQAFCKAAGCTLLKDPSVVQFNGEPVLLMHGDSLCTRDEGYMKLRRWLRNPVTLFVLRHLPLGSRQKLARKLRSESRTQTRMKANDIVDVTPEEIPRIMQQYGVKTLIHGHTHRPAIHKLQLGEHAARRIVLGDWDKQGWALQVDEQGFALAPFGFGNAQLALPSN; via the coding sequence GTGATATTGCTGATTTCAGACTTGCATCTGGAAGAGGAGCGCCCGGACATCACCCGGGCGTTTCTGGATTTACTCGCCACACGCGCCCGCTCGGCGCAAGCGTTGTACATTCTGGGCGACTTTTTCGAAGCCTGGATCGGCGACGATGCCATGACGCCGTTCCAGCGTTCCATCTGCCAGGCCCTGCGCGAATTGAGCGACAGCGGCACGGCCATCTTCCTGATGCACGGCAATCGCGACTTCATGCTGGGGCAGGCCTTTTGCAAAGCGGCCGGCTGCACCCTGCTCAAGGACCCGAGTGTCGTGCAGTTCAACGGCGAGCCGGTGCTGCTGATGCACGGCGACAGCCTCTGCACCCGCGACGAAGGCTACATGAAGCTGCGGCGCTGGCTGCGCAACCCGGTCACGTTGTTCGTCCTGCGGCACCTGCCGCTGGGCAGTCGCCAGAAACTGGCGCGCAAACTGCGCAGCGAAAGCCGCACGCAGACACGCATGAAAGCCAATGACATCGTCGACGTCACGCCCGAAGAGATCCCGCGGATCATGCAGCAATACGGCGTGAAGACCCTGATCCACGGCCACACCCATCGTCCCGCCATCCACAAGCTGCAACTGGGCGAACACGCCGCCCGGCGTATTGTGCTGGGGGATTGGGACAAGCAAGGTTGGGCGTTGCAAGTGGACGAACAAGGGTTTGCGTTGGCGCCGTTCGGGTTTGGTAATGCGCAGTTGGCGTTGCCAAGCAACTGA
- a CDS encoding DHA2 family efflux MFS transporter permease subunit gives MSNNASFTPPSLLLSTIGLSLATFMQVLDTTIANVALPTISGNLGVSSEQGTWVITSFAVSNAIALPLTGWLSRRFGEVKLFLWATMLFVIASFLCGISTSMPELIGFRVLQGLVAGPLYPMTQTLLIAVYPPARRGMALALLAMVTVVAPIAGPILGGWITDSYSWPWIFFINVPIGVFAALVVQQQLKARPVVTSHQPMDYVGLITLIIGVGALQVILDKGNDLDWFESNFIIIGALISIVALAVFVIWEMTDRHPVVNLRLFAYRNFRIGTIVLVGGYAGFFGINLILPQWLQTQMGYTATWAGLAVAPIGILPVLMSPFVGKYAHRFDLRVLAGLAFLAIGLSCFMRAGFTNEVDFQHIALVQLFMGIGVALFFMPTLSILMSDLPPHQIADGAGLATFLRTLGGSFAASLTTWIWIRRADQHHAYLSESISTFEPATREALNQLGGASAPAYARLEQVLNSQAYMLSTVDYFTLLGWAFMGLIVLVWLAKPPFAAKAGPAASGH, from the coding sequence ATGAGCAATAACGCGTCTTTCACGCCGCCCAGCCTGTTGCTCAGCACCATCGGGCTGTCGCTGGCGACGTTCATGCAGGTGCTCGACACCACCATTGCCAACGTCGCCTTGCCGACCATTTCCGGCAATCTGGGCGTCAGCTCGGAGCAGGGCACTTGGGTGATCACCTCGTTCGCGGTGAGCAACGCCATCGCCCTGCCGCTCACCGGCTGGCTGAGCCGGCGGTTTGGCGAGGTGAAGCTGTTTTTGTGGGCGACGATGCTGTTCGTGATCGCTTCGTTCTTGTGCGGTATTTCCACCTCGATGCCGGAGCTGATTGGCTTTCGCGTGCTCCAGGGGCTGGTGGCCGGGCCGTTGTACCCGATGACCCAGACCTTGCTGATAGCCGTGTACCCACCGGCCAGGCGCGGCATGGCCCTGGCGTTGCTGGCGATGGTCACGGTGGTGGCGCCGATTGCCGGGCCGATCCTCGGCGGCTGGATCACCGACAGCTACAGCTGGCCGTGGATCTTCTTCATCAACGTGCCCATCGGCGTCTTCGCCGCGCTCGTAGTGCAACAGCAGCTCAAGGCGCGGCCGGTGGTCACCAGCCATCAACCGATGGATTACGTGGGATTGATCACGCTGATCATCGGCGTCGGCGCGCTCCAGGTGATCCTCGACAAAGGCAACGACCTGGACTGGTTCGAATCGAACTTCATCATCATCGGTGCGCTGATTTCGATCGTTGCCCTGGCGGTGTTCGTGATCTGGGAAATGACCGATCGCCATCCGGTGGTCAACCTGCGCCTGTTCGCTTATCGCAACTTTCGCATCGGCACCATTGTGCTGGTGGGGGGCTACGCCGGGTTCTTCGGCATCAACCTGATCCTGCCGCAGTGGTTGCAGACACAGATGGGCTACACCGCTACCTGGGCCGGGCTGGCGGTGGCGCCCATCGGTATCCTGCCGGTGCTGATGTCGCCCTTCGTCGGCAAGTACGCCCACCGGTTCGACCTGCGTGTGTTGGCCGGGCTGGCGTTCCTGGCCATCGGCCTGAGCTGCTTCATGCGCGCCGGGTTCACCAACGAGGTGGACTTCCAGCACATCGCCCTGGTGCAATTGTTCATGGGCATCGGCGTGGCGCTGTTCTTCATGCCGACCCTGAGCATCCTGATGTCGGATTTGCCGCCGCACCAGATTGCCGACGGCGCGGGGCTGGCGACGTTCTTGCGAACCTTGGGTGGCAGCTTTGCCGCGTCCCTGACCACCTGGATCTGGATCCGCCGGGCCGACCAGCATCACGCCTACCTGAGCGAAAGCATCAGCACCTTCGAACCGGCCACCCGCGAGGCACTCAACCAGCTTGGTGGCGCGAGTGCCCCGGCCTATGCCCGGCTCGAGCAGGTCCTCAACAGCCAGGCGTACATGCTCTCCACCGTGGATTACTTCACGCTGCTGGGGTGGGCGTTCATGGGGTTGATCGTGCTGGTGTGGCTGGCGAAACCGCCGTTCGCGGCGAAGGCTGGGCCTGCCGCTAGCGGTCATTGA
- a CDS encoding HlyD family efflux transporter periplasmic adaptor subunit: MATAETTQSEHAQDGNPRKRKVMLLTLALLVILSGLGVWAWHELYGRWSESTDDAYVNGNVVEITPLVTGTVVSIGADDGDLVREGQVLVQFDPNDAEVGLQSAQANLARTVRQVRGLYSNVDGMRAQVNAQEAEVQKAQDNYNRRKNLAAGGAISKEELSHARDDLTSAQNALANARQQLKTTSALVDDTVVSSHPDVQSAAAQLRQAFLTHARSTLIAPVTGYVAKRTVQLGQRVQPGTALMAVIPLDQLWIDANFKETQLRDMRIGQPVDIEADLYGSDVKYSGTIDSLGAGTGSAFALLPAQNATGNWIKIVQRVPVRIHINAQELAKHPLRVGLSTLVNVDLHDQSGPVLAQQPPQKASFSTQVYDRQLADADAMIARLIHDNSAVASKTAQR, from the coding sequence ATGGCGACTGCCGAAACGACTCAATCCGAACATGCGCAGGACGGCAACCCACGCAAGCGCAAGGTCATGCTGCTGACGCTGGCGCTGCTGGTCATTCTCTCGGGCCTGGGCGTCTGGGCCTGGCACGAACTGTATGGTCGCTGGAGCGAAAGCACCGACGATGCCTACGTGAACGGCAACGTGGTGGAAATCACGCCGCTGGTCACCGGCACCGTGGTGAGCATCGGGGCCGACGACGGCGACCTGGTGCGTGAAGGCCAGGTGCTGGTGCAGTTCGACCCGAACGACGCCGAAGTCGGGCTGCAAAGTGCCCAGGCCAACCTGGCCCGAACCGTGCGCCAGGTGCGTGGCTTGTACAGCAACGTCGATGGCATGCGGGCGCAGGTCAATGCGCAAGAGGCCGAAGTGCAGAAGGCCCAGGATAACTACAACCGACGCAAGAACCTGGCGGCCGGCGGGGCGATTTCCAAGGAGGAACTGTCTCACGCCCGGGATGACCTGACCTCGGCGCAGAACGCCTTGGCCAATGCCCGGCAACAGCTCAAGACCACCAGCGCGTTGGTGGACGATACCGTGGTGTCATCCCATCCCGACGTACAGTCCGCCGCCGCGCAATTGCGCCAGGCCTTCCTGACTCATGCCCGCAGCACCTTGATCGCACCGGTCACCGGTTATGTCGCCAAGCGCACCGTGCAACTGGGCCAACGGGTGCAGCCGGGCACGGCGTTGATGGCGGTGATCCCGCTGGATCAGCTGTGGATCGACGCCAACTTCAAGGAAACCCAACTGCGCGACATGCGCATCGGCCAGCCGGTGGACATCGAGGCCGACCTGTACGGCAGCGATGTGAAGTACAGCGGCACCATTGACAGCCTCGGGGCCGGGACCGGCAGTGCGTTTGCCTTGCTGCCGGCGCAGAACGCCACCGGCAACTGGATCAAGATCGTCCAGCGGGTGCCGGTGCGCATTCACATCAATGCCCAGGAACTGGCCAAGCATCCGCTGCGGGTCGGCCTGTCGACCCTGGTCAACGTCGACCTGCACGACCAGAGCGGCCCGGTACTGGCCCAGCAGCCACCGCAAAAAGCCTCGTTCAGCACCCAGGTCTATGACCGACAGTTGGCCGATGCTGACGCGATGATCGCCCGCCTGATCCACGACAACAGCGCGGTGGCCAGCAAGACCGCGCAGCGCTGA
- a CDS encoding efflux transporter outer membrane subunit: MKRKTLRTRLSLVVLAMSLAGCASYSGLKTEGVSLEAQSLKVGQSLNGVTLSPAAWPKSDWWKSLGDPQLDGLIREALRDSPDMQIASARVHQASAAAYAANAARLPTLDASGGVSRSRLSRDEDPLGQGGAYSTLRTLGVDFNYNFDLWGGQRAAWEAALGQARAAEIDRQAAQLTLAADVARAYSDLGQAHIIYDLASEDLKRTRQMLDLGKRRLTAGIDSEYQFQQTESLEASADATLIDAEKRLQSAKIALAVLLGKGPDRGNEIPRPNVLQASAVALPSNLPAELLGRRPDLVAARWRVEAASKNIEAGKTNFYPNLNLSAAAGTRSLLGDAMFGSASRFFNVGPTVSLPIFDGGRLRADLDARDADYDLAVAQYNKSLVTALGDVSDTINQLRDIARQIGAQQHATDIAQSSYDTVVQRYGSGIGNYLDVLSIEQQLLQAQRQLANLNAEQIDLSIQLMQALGGGFEAQTLAAATPAATTPNN; this comes from the coding sequence ATGAAGCGTAAAACCTTGCGTACCCGATTAAGCCTGGTGGTCTTGGCCATGAGCCTGGCGGGTTGTGCCAGCTACAGCGGCCTGAAGACCGAAGGCGTCAGCCTGGAGGCCCAGAGCCTCAAGGTCGGGCAATCCCTGAACGGCGTCACGCTGTCGCCGGCCGCGTGGCCGAAGAGCGATTGGTGGAAGAGCCTCGGCGACCCGCAACTCGATGGCCTGATCCGTGAAGCCTTGCGCGATAGCCCGGACATGCAGATCGCCAGCGCCCGGGTGCATCAGGCCAGTGCCGCCGCCTATGCCGCCAACGCGGCGCGCCTGCCGACGCTGGATGCCAGCGGTGGCGTGAGCCGTTCGCGCCTGTCCCGTGACGAGGACCCGCTAGGGCAGGGCGGGGCGTACAGCACCCTGCGCACCTTGGGTGTGGACTTCAATTACAACTTCGACCTCTGGGGTGGCCAGCGTGCCGCCTGGGAAGCTGCCCTGGGCCAGGCCCGCGCCGCCGAGATCGATCGCCAGGCCGCGCAACTGACCCTGGCCGCCGACGTGGCCCGGGCCTACAGCGACCTGGGCCAGGCCCACATCATTTATGACCTGGCCTCCGAGGACCTCAAGCGCACCCGGCAGATGCTCGACCTGGGCAAGCGCCGCCTTACTGCCGGGATCGACAGCGAATATCAGTTCCAGCAGACCGAAAGCCTGGAGGCCAGCGCCGATGCAACCCTGATCGACGCAGAGAAACGCCTGCAAAGCGCCAAGATCGCCTTGGCGGTGTTGTTGGGCAAAGGCCCGGACCGCGGCAATGAAATCCCCCGGCCCAACGTGCTGCAAGCCAGCGCGGTCGCCTTGCCGTCGAACCTGCCGGCCGAGTTGCTGGGGCGTCGTCCGGACCTGGTCGCGGCGCGCTGGCGGGTCGAGGCGGCGAGCAAGAACATCGAGGCCGGCAAGACCAACTTCTACCCCAACCTCAACTTGAGCGCAGCCGCCGGGACCCGATCGTTGCTGGGCGATGCGATGTTCGGTTCGGCCAGCCGCTTCTTCAATGTGGGGCCGACGGTGTCGCTGCCGATCTTCGATGGCGGCCGCTTGCGGGCGGACCTGGATGCCCGGGACGCCGATTACGACCTGGCGGTGGCGCAATACAACAAGAGCCTGGTCACGGCCCTTGGGGATGTCAGCGACACCATCAACCAGTTGCGTGACATCGCTCGCCAGATCGGCGCCCAGCAACATGCCACCGATATTGCACAAAGTTCCTACGACACCGTGGTCCAGCGCTACGGCTCGGGCATCGGTAATTACCTGGACGTGCTGAGCATCGAGCAGCAATTGCTCCAGGCCCAGCGTCAACTGGCGAACCTGAATGCCGAGCAGATCGATTTGTCGATCCAACTGATGCAGGCCCTGGGCGGCGGTTTCGAGGCCCAGACCCTGGCGGCGGCCACCCCGGCCGCTACCACGCCAAATAACTGA
- a CDS encoding MarR family winged helix-turn-helix transcriptional regulator — MKHFTPDNFHNCHLGMLLGRTALLKDRIIDTHMEPVGITAAQFKVLIIMAQYGIETPAELCRYLSLDSGSMTRMLDRLEQKGFLARERSAQDRRQVRLVLTEAGQALADRLPFIGAEAMNQLASAISPEELQTLEQILKKILLAAGDPITVSRMGEK; from the coding sequence ATGAAGCATTTCACCCCAGACAACTTTCACAATTGCCATCTCGGCATGCTGCTCGGCCGTACCGCGCTGCTCAAGGACCGGATCATCGACACACACATGGAACCCGTCGGCATCACCGCCGCGCAGTTCAAGGTGTTGATCATCATGGCCCAGTACGGCATCGAGACGCCGGCCGAGCTGTGTCGTTACCTGTCCCTGGACAGCGGCTCGATGACGCGGATGCTCGATCGCCTGGAGCAGAAAGGTTTCCTGGCCCGTGAACGCTCCGCCCAAGACCGCCGGCAAGTGCGCCTGGTGCTCACCGAAGCTGGCCAGGCCCTCGCCGATCGCCTGCCGTTCATCGGCGCCGAGGCCATGAACCAGTTGGCCAGCGCTATCAGCCCCGAGGAGCTGCAAACGCTCGAACAGATCCTCAAGAAAATTCTGCTCGCCGCCGGTGACCCCATCACCGTGTCGCGAATGGGGGAAAAATGA